From one Rhizobium lentis genomic stretch:
- a CDS encoding citrate synthase/methylcitrate synthase has protein sequence MKNGLEDVIAAETQLSDVDGEAGRLIIRGVSLDHLVRDSSYEAVAALLLDGLVERSFDEALLREWLASARIRVFNHAAAADAALLALPPVDVMRALIARLPDGDDFDTALSLLAAPAVFLPAVLRLRRGEDPIAPDPSLSHAADILRMLTGEKPTLEQVAALDTYLVTISDHGLNASTFASRVIASTKAGLTSSVLAALSALKGPLHGGAPGPVLDMLDAVGTPENADGWIRDALDRGERLMGFGHRIYRVRDPRADALKGALAPLIASGQVNGARGALAEAVETAALAALTTRKPDRPLDVNVEFYTALLLEALGFPREAFTGVFAIGRTVGWLAHAREQALEGRLIRPRSVYIGPLPTAA, from the coding sequence ATGAAAAACGGCTTGGAAGACGTCATTGCCGCCGAAACCCAGCTTTCCGATGTCGATGGCGAAGCGGGACGCCTGATCATCCGCGGCGTGTCCTTGGATCACCTGGTGAGGGACAGCAGTTATGAAGCTGTGGCCGCGCTGCTGCTCGACGGCTTGGTGGAAAGAAGCTTCGACGAAGCACTCTTGCGCGAATGGTTGGCGAGCGCGCGAATCAGGGTTTTCAATCATGCAGCAGCCGCCGATGCCGCCCTGCTGGCGCTGCCCCCGGTCGACGTGATGCGGGCGCTGATCGCCCGGCTGCCGGATGGCGACGATTTCGATACTGCGCTCAGCCTTCTGGCCGCGCCCGCAGTTTTTCTGCCGGCAGTTCTGCGTCTGCGGCGTGGCGAGGACCCGATCGCCCCCGACCCCTCCCTGTCGCACGCTGCCGATATCCTGCGCATGCTGACCGGAGAAAAGCCGACTCTCGAGCAGGTGGCCGCACTCGACACCTATCTTGTGACGATATCAGACCATGGCCTCAACGCTTCTACCTTCGCATCGCGGGTCATCGCGTCGACGAAGGCCGGACTTACATCTTCGGTGCTGGCGGCGCTGAGTGCCCTGAAGGGACCGCTGCATGGCGGCGCGCCCGGCCCTGTGCTCGACATGCTGGATGCGGTGGGAACGCCCGAGAATGCCGATGGTTGGATCAGAGATGCACTTGATCGCGGCGAAAGGCTGATGGGCTTCGGCCACCGCATCTACCGTGTCCGTGATCCGCGCGCCGACGCCCTGAAAGGTGCCCTCGCCCCGCTGATCGCGTCGGGTCAGGTCAACGGCGCCCGCGGGGCGCTGGCGGAGGCCGTCGAAACCGCTGCATTGGCGGCCCTGACGACCCGCAAGCCCGACCGGCCGCTCGACGTCAATGTCGAATTCTATACCGCGCTGCTGCTCGAAGCGCTCGGTTTTCCCCGCGAGGCTTTTACCGGCGTCTTTGCGATCGGCCGCACCGTCGGATGGCTGGCGCACGCACGCGAACAGGCGCTCGAAGGCCGGCTGATCCGCCCGCGCTCGGTCTATATCGGCCCTTTGCCGACGGCTGCCTGA
- a CDS encoding citrate synthase, which yields MSWLTAEEALRALKTKPQTLYANVSRGRIRAKPDPADPRRSLYQTADVQRLAERHAGRRKAETVAAEAIRWGDPVLSSAISTITGGRLSYRGRDAADLAEEATLEQTAALLWNSVETLCSGSGSGKDPPSLQAAFLALAGRVTSDLPSLGRSQAALRREAHGVLSSLAAALAAGPSDELLHLRLAASWGRPDAANCLRRALVLLADHELNASTFAARVTASAGASLSAAVLSGLATLTGPLHGAAWQGVEALTEAASALGAEQAIRRTLAQGNHLAAFGHPLYPDGDIRAQALLSQFSLPSPFAEVRAVGEDMVGEKVNVDFALAAMAAAFDLPKEAPIIVFSLSRCTGWLAHAMEQIESGELIRPRARYAGPAPAPIPKIGA from the coding sequence ATGTCGTGGCTGACTGCCGAGGAGGCGCTGCGCGCGCTGAAGACCAAGCCGCAAACGCTCTACGCCAATGTCAGCCGCGGACGCATTCGCGCCAAGCCCGATCCGGCCGACCCGCGCCGCAGCCTCTACCAGACTGCCGACGTGCAGCGGCTTGCCGAACGCCACGCCGGCCGCCGCAAGGCCGAAACGGTTGCCGCCGAGGCGATCAGATGGGGGGATCCGGTTCTCTCCTCAGCCATCTCCACCATCACAGGCGGGCGCCTGTCCTATCGCGGCAGGGACGCTGCCGATCTCGCCGAGGAGGCGACGCTGGAGCAGACCGCGGCATTGCTTTGGAACAGCGTGGAGACGCTTTGTTCCGGCAGCGGATCCGGCAAAGATCCTCCCTCACTTCAGGCTGCGTTCCTGGCGCTTGCCGGGCGGGTGACATCAGATCTGCCATCGCTCGGCCGATCGCAGGCGGCCCTTCGGCGCGAGGCGCATGGGGTTCTCTCCAGCCTCGCCGCCGCGCTGGCCGCCGGGCCGTCGGATGAGCTGCTGCATCTCAGGCTTGCGGCGAGTTGGGGGCGGCCGGATGCTGCCAATTGCCTGCGCCGGGCGCTGGTGCTGCTTGCCGATCATGAACTCAACGCCTCGACCTTTGCGGCACGGGTCACGGCCTCGGCGGGCGCCTCGCTTTCAGCTGCCGTGCTGTCGGGGCTGGCGACGCTGACGGGGCCGTTGCACGGCGCCGCCTGGCAGGGCGTTGAAGCCTTGACCGAGGCGGCTTCAGCACTTGGAGCGGAGCAGGCGATCCGCCGCACACTGGCCCAGGGCAATCATCTCGCGGCCTTCGGTCACCCGCTCTATCCGGATGGCGACATCAGGGCGCAGGCTCTGCTTTCGCAGTTTTCGCTGCCGTCGCCTTTTGCCGAGGTCCGCGCGGTCGGCGAGGACATGGTCGGCGAGAAGGTCAATGTCGACTTCGCGCTCGCCGCGATGGCCGCTGCCTTCGATCTGCCCAAGGAGGCGCCGATCATCGTCTTTTCGCTCTCCCGCTGTACCGGCTGGCTTGCCCATGCGATGGAGCAGATCGAAAGCGGCGAATTGATCCGGCCGCGGGCACGCTATGCCGGACCGGCGCCGGCGCCGATACCGAAGATCGGCGCCTAG
- the secG gene encoding preprotein translocase subunit SecG, with amino-acid sequence MQTVLIVIHLMIVLALVGVVLIQRSEGGGLGIGGGSGFMSARGTANALTRTTAILATLFFLTSLGLGILTRYERRPADILDRIPATSGQGNGILDSLGGGAQAPANPPTGNGVPSSGAAPQAPAAPAPAAQAPAAEAPAATAPATTAPATPAAPATPAPAQPSGVPTGQ; translated from the coding sequence ATGCAGACAGTATTGATTGTCATCCATCTCATGATCGTGCTCGCCCTCGTCGGCGTTGTGCTCATCCAGCGCTCGGAAGGCGGCGGCCTTGGCATCGGCGGCGGTTCGGGCTTCATGTCGGCCCGCGGCACGGCCAATGCGCTGACGCGCACGACCGCGATCCTCGCGACCTTGTTCTTCCTGACCTCGCTCGGCCTCGGTATCCTGACGCGCTACGAGCGCCGTCCAGCCGACATTCTGGACCGTATTCCGGCAACGAGCGGTCAGGGCAACGGCATTCTCGATTCGCTCGGCGGCGGTGCGCAGGCTCCGGCAAACCCGCCGACCGGCAACGGCGTTCCAAGCAGCGGAGCCGCACCGCAGGCCCCGGCGGCTCCCGCTCCGGCTGCTCAGGCTCCTGCAGCCGAGGCCCCGGCCGCCACCGCCCCGGCAACGACGGCTCCGGCAACGCCCGCAGCTCCGGCCACGCCGGCGCCGGCTCAGCCCTCCGGCGTCCCGACGGGACAGTAA
- a CDS encoding CHASE2 domain-containing protein, producing MNHRQQTVIALLLAGLWGATLGYLNLSGGIGLLDRMEASLADIRSVIVGARTPPPVVSIVAIDDRTAATHGYPLGRATLARLVDAITGLKPKALALDILLVDPGPGEGDAALTSALGRGPSVIAAAATFAQSRQRVADRADDPLAAIPEADQLLMPLPRFAEAAAVGIVNVVTDQTGTPRFIPLISRASNRLDPAFPLRVASVALGVDPSIERDAVVLGALRIPTDLGQRLPVTFYGRHGSIATFSAVDALDGRLQADAVAGRIVVIGSTVTGGGDVFPTPFDPVMPGVEVMSTAITHLVTGDGMVRDYRIRLIDAGTAVVLPLILVSLIAWRRSAAGYLIIVLTLVVWAIFNLSAFVHGYWLSAALPIAAALPPALIFGAAELWRDRGRASHFAEQSALLQRIEAPGLGEWLARDPNFLAEPVRQNAAVVFIDLSGFTGLSEKLGPAKVSEVLSGFFELIDEEARAHHGAITSFMGDGAMVLFGLPQPADDDATRAVACAVRLCERTRSWLRTQAGFADKIGFKVGAHCGPIVASRLGSGERQQITAAGDTVNVGSRLMEVAASHGVELALSAEIVRAAGPDSVLLKSGRIEGPMETALRGRASHIDAWLWRSRTL from the coding sequence ATGAATCACCGCCAGCAGACCGTGATCGCGCTGCTGCTCGCCGGTCTTTGGGGCGCGACGCTCGGCTATCTCAATCTTAGCGGCGGAATCGGCCTTCTCGACCGGATGGAGGCCTCGCTCGCCGATATCCGCAGCGTCATAGTCGGGGCAAGAACGCCGCCACCTGTCGTTTCGATCGTGGCGATCGACGACCGCACCGCGGCGACCCACGGCTATCCGCTCGGCCGGGCGACACTTGCGCGTCTCGTCGATGCGATCACCGGCCTGAAGCCGAAGGCCCTGGCGCTCGACATTCTGCTCGTCGATCCGGGACCGGGGGAGGGCGATGCGGCGCTGACCTCGGCCCTTGGACGCGGGCCGAGCGTGATTGCGGCGGCGGCCACCTTTGCGCAGAGCCGGCAGCGGGTCGCCGACAGGGCTGACGATCCGCTTGCGGCGATCCCCGAAGCAGACCAACTGCTCATGCCGCTTCCCCGCTTTGCCGAGGCGGCAGCTGTCGGTATCGTCAACGTCGTCACCGATCAGACCGGCACCCCTCGTTTCATTCCGCTGATCTCGCGCGCCTCGAACCGGCTGGATCCGGCTTTTCCGCTGCGCGTCGCCTCCGTGGCGCTCGGTGTCGATCCCAGCATCGAACGCGATGCCGTTGTCCTCGGGGCGCTGCGCATTCCGACGGATCTCGGCCAGCGCCTGCCCGTGACTTTCTACGGCCGACACGGCAGCATCGCCACCTTCAGCGCCGTCGATGCGTTGGATGGCAGGCTTCAGGCCGATGCTGTCGCCGGCCGCATCGTCGTCATCGGCTCGACCGTCACCGGCGGCGGCGACGTCTTCCCGACGCCTTTCGATCCCGTCATGCCGGGCGTCGAGGTGATGTCGACCGCAATTACCCATCTCGTCACCGGCGACGGCATGGTGCGCGACTACAGGATAAGGCTGATCGATGCCGGCACCGCCGTGGTCCTGCCGCTCATCCTCGTCTCACTGATCGCCTGGCGGCGGAGTGCGGCGGGCTATCTCATCATCGTACTGACGCTGGTCGTCTGGGCAATTTTCAATCTCTCGGCCTTTGTGCATGGCTATTGGCTGAGTGCGGCGCTGCCGATTGCCGCGGCGCTGCCACCGGCGTTGATCTTCGGTGCGGCCGAGCTCTGGCGCGACCGCGGCCGCGCCAGCCATTTCGCCGAGCAGAGCGCGCTGCTGCAGCGCATCGAGGCACCAGGTCTGGGAGAATGGCTGGCGCGCGATCCGAATTTCCTCGCCGAACCGGTGCGCCAGAACGCCGCCGTCGTCTTCATCGATCTCTCAGGCTTTACCGGCCTCAGCGAAAAACTCGGACCGGCCAAGGTGAGCGAGGTGCTGAGCGGCTTCTTCGAATTGATCGACGAGGAGGCGCGCGCCCATCACGGTGCCATTACCAGCTTCATGGGCGACGGGGCGATGGTCCTCTTCGGACTGCCGCAGCCTGCTGACGACGACGCCACCCGGGCCGTTGCCTGCGCTGTCAGGCTCTGCGAGCGCACAAGGTCCTGGCTTCGAACGCAAGCGGGCTTTGCCGACAAGATCGGCTTCAAGGTCGGCGCTCATTGCGGACCGATCGTCGCCTCGCGGCTTGGCAGCGGCGAAAGGCAGCAGATCACAGCGGCAGGCGATACGGTCAATGTCGGGAGCCGCCTGATGGAGGTCGCTGCCAGTCACGGTGTCGAGCTGGCCCTCAGCGCTGAAATCGTCCGCGCCGCCGGGCCAGACAGCGTGCTCCTCAAGTCCGGCCGGATCGAGGGTCCGATGGAAACGGCGCTGC
- a CDS encoding FecR domain-containing protein has protein sequence MKMTFCNLFVAALAGGLIPHGAALAQSAGCAMSRDAGGRQVFNCPGGVKVTAEAGASFRLADRNGDGSPDSASLSRKAILVDVDASQHAGGFQVVTPQAIAAVRGTQWAVDVAAGKTSVLVVRGSVAVRRPAGEPVVLSPGEGVDVGRGTEPLVVRRWPAARVSALLARLGQ, from the coding sequence ATGAAGATGACGTTTTGCAACCTGTTTGTTGCCGCACTTGCTGGCGGCCTCATTCCGCATGGAGCGGCGCTCGCGCAATCAGCCGGTTGCGCGATGTCGCGCGATGCCGGCGGCCGGCAAGTTTTCAATTGTCCCGGCGGCGTCAAAGTGACGGCGGAGGCCGGCGCTTCTTTCCGCCTCGCGGATCGCAACGGCGACGGCAGCCCCGATTCGGCATCGCTCAGCCGCAAGGCCATTCTCGTCGATGTGGACGCTAGCCAGCATGCGGGTGGTTTCCAGGTGGTGACACCGCAAGCGATTGCTGCCGTGCGCGGCACCCAATGGGCTGTCGACGTCGCGGCTGGCAAAACTTCGGTGCTGGTCGTCAGGGGCAGCGTGGCTGTGCGCAGGCCGGCCGGTGAACCGGTGGTGCTGTCGCCGGGCGAGGGCGTTGACGTCGGGCGCGGAACCGAACCGCTCGTCGTCCGTCGCTGGCCGGCGGCACGCGTCTCGGCCCTTCTTGCCCGCCTCGGCCAATAG
- the tpiA gene encoding triose-phosphate isomerase, whose translation MTPDVRPLVAGNWKMNGTRASLDQIKAIAEGVRPPLAAKVEALICPPTTLLYVATALCTDSPLSIGAQDCHQKASGAHTGDISAEMIADSFGTYVIVGHSERRTDHAETDHLVRAKAEAAFAAELTAIICVGETADERRAGQELDVIKRQLSASVPDSATAKNTVIAYEPIWAIGTGVTPTSGDVEKAHAFMRAELVARFGDEGRKMRLLYGGSVKPANAGELLGIANVDGALIGGASLKAADFLAIYRAYEALLA comes from the coding sequence ATGACACCTGACGTGCGCCCGCTCGTGGCGGGAAATTGGAAAATGAACGGCACGCGTGCCTCTTTGGATCAGATCAAGGCGATTGCCGAGGGCGTTCGCCCGCCGCTCGCCGCCAAGGTCGAGGCGCTGATCTGCCCGCCGACGACGCTGCTCTACGTGGCGACTGCCCTTTGCACCGACAGTCCGCTTTCGATCGGCGCACAGGATTGCCACCAGAAGGCTTCCGGCGCGCATACCGGCGATATCTCGGCCGAGATGATCGCCGATAGTTTCGGCACCTATGTGATCGTCGGCCATTCCGAACGGCGCACCGACCATGCCGAGACAGATCATCTGGTCCGCGCCAAGGCTGAAGCGGCGTTCGCCGCCGAATTGACGGCGATCATCTGCGTTGGCGAGACGGCCGACGAACGCCGCGCCGGACAGGAACTCGACGTCATCAAGCGCCAGCTCTCCGCCTCCGTTCCCGATAGCGCGACCGCCAAAAACACCGTTATCGCCTACGAGCCGATCTGGGCGATCGGCACCGGTGTAACGCCGACTTCAGGCGATGTCGAAAAGGCGCATGCCTTCATGCGCGCCGAGCTCGTGGCCCGCTTCGGCGATGAAGGCCGCAAGATGCGTCTTCTCTATGGCGGTTCGGTCAAGCCCGCCAACGCAGGAGAACTGCTTGGTATCGCCAATGTCGACGGTGCGCTGATCGGCGGGGCAAGCTTGAAAGCCGCCGACTTCCTCGCCATCTACCGCGCCTATGAGGCGTTGCTCGCCTGA
- a CDS encoding alpha/beta hydrolase — MQMSTSHCTVISAIAAFFLSAVLIAAAPARAAETLAPFKDDLFSKQTVLQTGDSGAFEVIDYDEMRDINGRDQIPQKRVQQKYVALGIRKAQAEETLSLDGIKLDVTRVGPAQNAAFTVIFIHGRDGDRRLGANDYSFGGNFNRLKNLVAGNGGVYYSPTVRSFDGNGVAAIAGLIRYASAQSPGRPIILSCASMGSQVCWGIARDGDSVKRLKGMVVMSGVTDPDFTKSAFYKAKLRLWFAHGSRDPVYAAANQQALFESLLKARYPTRFTLFQTGNHGTPIRMIDWRRVLNWIFAG; from the coding sequence ATGCAAATGTCCACAAGTCATTGCACCGTTATATCAGCAATTGCGGCCTTTTTCCTGTCCGCGGTCCTGATTGCCGCCGCGCCGGCGCGGGCGGCCGAGACGCTGGCGCCCTTCAAGGACGACTTGTTCTCGAAGCAGACGGTGCTGCAGACGGGCGACAGCGGCGCCTTCGAGGTCATCGACTACGACGAGATGCGCGATATCAACGGCCGCGACCAGATCCCGCAAAAACGCGTCCAGCAGAAATATGTGGCGCTCGGCATCCGCAAGGCGCAGGCGGAAGAAACGCTCTCCCTCGACGGCATCAAGCTCGATGTCACCAGGGTGGGACCGGCGCAGAATGCCGCCTTTACCGTCATCTTCATCCACGGCCGTGACGGCGACCGCCGGCTCGGGGCCAACGACTACAGCTTCGGTGGCAATTTCAACCGGCTGAAAAACCTCGTCGCCGGCAATGGCGGCGTCTATTATTCGCCGACGGTGAGGAGTTTCGACGGTAACGGCGTCGCCGCGATCGCCGGCCTGATCCGCTATGCCAGCGCCCAATCGCCCGGCCGGCCGATCATCCTTTCCTGCGCTTCGATGGGGAGCCAGGTCTGCTGGGGCATTGCGCGCGACGGAGACAGCGTCAAACGGCTGAAGGGCATGGTTGTTATGAGCGGGGTCACCGACCCCGACTTCACCAAAAGTGCCTTCTACAAGGCGAAGCTGCGGCTCTGGTTCGCTCATGGCAGCCGCGATCCGGTCTATGCCGCTGCCAACCAGCAGGCGCTGTTCGAAAGCTTGCTCAAGGCCAGATATCCGACGCGCTTCACGCTGTTTCAGACGGGAAATCACGGAACGCCGATCCGGATGATTGACTGGCGCCGCGTGTTGAACTGGATTTTCGCGGGCTGA
- the parE gene encoding DNA topoisomerase IV subunit B: protein MDDSNDLFSGLPLSEKREEAQKPAASSERPPAAAPVTATQPSAAARPAPVASNPDDYGASSIRVLEGLEPVRMRPGMYIGGTDEKALHHLFAEVIDNAMDEAVAGHANFIEVHLDLQGYLTVSDNGRGIPVENHPQVPGKSTLEVIMTKLHAGGKFDGKAYETSGGLHGVGVSVVNALSDFLEVEVARNRKLYRQRFSRGLPQGGLEELGDVHNRRGTRVRFHPDAQIFGEHMKFDAARVFRMARSKAYLFGGVEIRWSCEPGVLPEGSEVPDRATFHFPGGLKDYLQATMGKEFTVTREIFAGKTEKASGHGSMEWAITWYGGDPQVHSYCNTIPTPEGGTHEAGLRIALTKGLKAYAELTQNKRAAQITTDDVMISAVGMLSVFIREPEFVGQTKDKLATVEAQRIVENALRDPFDHYLADNPNEAAKLLDWVIERAEERLRRRKEKEVNRKTAVRKLRLPGKLADCSQNTAEGAELFIVEGDSAGGSAKQARNRANQAILPLRGKILNVASAGREKFGANQQLADLIQALGCGTRSKYRQEDLRYERIIVMTDADVDGAHIASLLITFFYQEMPELVRGGHLFLAVPPLYKITQGAKSAYARDDNHRAELMQTEFKGKAKVEVSRFKGLGEMMPAQLKETTMDPSKRTLLRVLIDEVDFEGTRSAVDDLMGTKPEARFRFIQERAAFAENLDI from the coding sequence ATGGACGATAGCAACGACCTTTTTTCCGGCCTGCCCCTCTCCGAAAAACGCGAGGAGGCGCAGAAGCCCGCCGCGTCGAGTGAACGGCCGCCGGCGGCCGCTCCGGTGACCGCTACCCAACCTTCGGCTGCTGCGCGCCCGGCGCCCGTCGCCTCGAACCCGGATGATTATGGTGCTTCGTCGATCCGTGTCCTCGAAGGTCTTGAGCCGGTGCGCATGCGCCCGGGTATGTATATCGGCGGCACCGACGAAAAGGCGCTGCATCACCTCTTCGCCGAAGTCATCGACAATGCGATGGACGAAGCGGTCGCCGGGCACGCCAATTTCATCGAAGTGCATCTCGATCTGCAGGGCTATCTCACCGTCTCCGACAACGGGCGCGGCATTCCCGTCGAGAACCATCCGCAAGTTCCGGGCAAATCCACGCTCGAAGTCATCATGACCAAGCTGCATGCCGGCGGCAAATTCGACGGCAAGGCCTACGAGACGTCGGGCGGCCTGCACGGCGTCGGCGTTTCGGTCGTCAACGCGCTTTCCGATTTCCTCGAAGTCGAGGTGGCGCGAAACCGCAAGCTTTACCGCCAGCGCTTCTCCCGCGGCCTGCCGCAGGGCGGCCTCGAAGAATTGGGCGACGTCCATAATCGCCGCGGCACCCGCGTGCGCTTCCATCCGGACGCCCAGATCTTCGGGGAGCATATGAAGTTCGACGCCGCCCGCGTCTTTCGCATGGCGCGCTCCAAGGCCTACCTCTTCGGCGGCGTCGAAATACGCTGGAGCTGCGAGCCCGGCGTACTGCCCGAAGGGTCGGAGGTGCCTGACAGGGCCACCTTCCATTTCCCCGGCGGCCTCAAGGATTATCTCCAGGCGACGATGGGCAAGGAATTCACCGTCACCCGCGAAATCTTCGCCGGCAAGACGGAGAAGGCCAGCGGCCACGGCTCGATGGAATGGGCGATCACCTGGTACGGTGGCGATCCGCAAGTGCATTCCTATTGCAACACCATTCCGACCCCTGAAGGCGGCACGCATGAGGCCGGTTTGCGCATCGCGCTGACCAAGGGTCTCAAGGCCTATGCCGAGCTGACGCAGAACAAGCGCGCCGCGCAGATCACCACGGATGACGTGATGATCTCGGCCGTCGGCATGCTGTCGGTCTTCATCCGCGAGCCGGAATTCGTCGGCCAGACCAAGGACAAGCTGGCGACCGTCGAGGCCCAGCGCATCGTCGAGAATGCGCTGCGTGATCCGTTCGACCATTATCTCGCCGATAATCCGAACGAAGCGGCCAAGCTGCTCGACTGGGTGATCGAGCGCGCCGAGGAGCGCCTGCGTCGCCGCAAGGAAAAGGAAGTCAACCGCAAGACGGCAGTGCGCAAGCTGCGCCTGCCGGGCAAGCTCGCCGACTGCTCGCAGAACACCGCCGAGGGCGCCGAACTTTTCATCGTCGAGGGCGATTCGGCAGGCGGTTCGGCCAAGCAGGCGCGCAACCGCGCCAACCAGGCAATCCTTCCGCTGCGCGGCAAGATCCTGAACGTCGCCAGCGCCGGCCGCGAGAAGTTCGGTGCCAACCAGCAGCTCGCCGATCTCATCCAGGCGCTCGGCTGCGGCACGCGCTCGAAATACCGCCAGGAAGACCTGCGCTACGAGCGCATCATCGTCATGACCGATGCCGACGTCGACGGTGCCCACATCGCCTCGTTGCTGATCACCTTCTTCTATCAGGAAATGCCCGAACTGGTGCGCGGCGGCCATCTCTTCCTCGCCGTGCCGCCGCTCTACAAGATCACGCAAGGGGCGAAATCCGCCTACGCCCGCGACGACAATCATCGCGCCGAGCTGATGCAGACGGAATTCAAGGGCAAGGCGAAGGTCGAGGTCAGCCGCTTCAAAGGTCTCGGCGAGATGATGCCGGCCCAGCTCAAGGAAACCACGATGGATCCGTCCAAGCGCACGCTGCTCCGGGTGCTGATCGACGAGGTCGATTTCGAAGGCACCCGCAGCGCCGTCGATGATCTGATGGGCACCAAGCCGGAAGCCCGCTTCCGCTTCATCCAGGAGCGCGCGGCCTTCGCCGAGAACCTCGATATTTAA
- a CDS encoding CTP synthase has protein sequence MARYVFITGGVVSSLGKGIAAAALGALLQARGYRVRLRKLDPYLNVDPGTMSPTQHGEVFVTDDGAETDLDLGHYERFTGRSATKTDNITTGRIYKNIIDKERRGDYLGATVQVIPHVTNEIKDFVTEGNGDYDFVICEIGGTVGDIEAMPFMEAIRQLGNDLPRGTAVYVHLTLMPYIPAAGELKTKPTQHSVKELQALGIHPDILLVRADREIPEAERRKLSLFCNVRPSAVIQALDVANIYDVPMAYHKEGLDDEVLAAFGIEPAPKPRLDQWEEVCNRIRTPEGEVTIAIVGKYTGLKDAYKSLIEALHHGGIANRVKVKLEWIESEIFEKEDPAPYLEKVHGILVPGGFGERGSEGKIHAARFARERKVPYFGICFGMQMAVIEAARNLADVPDASSTEFGPAKEPVVGLMTEWVKGNELQKRTAAGDLGGTMRLGAYKAALKKGTKISEIYGSTDISERHRHRYEVNIDYKDRLEGCGLVFSGMSPDGVLPETIEYPDHPWFIGVQYHPELKSRPLDPHPLFASFIEAATEQSRLV, from the coding sequence ATGGCGCGATACGTATTCATCACTGGCGGCGTGGTTTCCTCCCTCGGAAAAGGAATTGCGGCCGCGGCTCTCGGAGCGTTGCTGCAGGCCCGTGGATATCGGGTGAGGCTTCGCAAGCTCGACCCCTATCTGAACGTGGACCCGGGCACTATGAGCCCGACCCAGCACGGCGAGGTCTTCGTCACCGACGACGGCGCGGAAACCGATCTCGATCTCGGCCACTACGAACGCTTCACGGGGCGTTCGGCGACCAAGACCGACAACATCACCACCGGCCGCATCTACAAGAACATCATCGACAAGGAACGGCGCGGCGACTATCTCGGCGCGACGGTGCAGGTCATCCCGCACGTCACCAACGAGATCAAGGATTTCGTCACCGAGGGCAATGGCGACTACGACTTCGTCATCTGCGAGATCGGCGGCACGGTCGGCGACATCGAGGCGATGCCGTTCATGGAGGCGATCCGCCAGCTCGGCAACGACCTGCCGCGCGGCACGGCCGTCTATGTCCATCTGACGCTGATGCCTTATATTCCGGCCGCCGGCGAGCTGAAGACCAAGCCGACGCAACATTCCGTCAAGGAGCTGCAGGCGCTCGGCATTCATCCCGATATCCTGCTGGTGCGCGCCGACCGGGAAATTCCGGAAGCGGAGCGGCGCAAGCTCTCGCTGTTCTGCAACGTGCGCCCGTCGGCCGTCATCCAGGCGCTCGACGTCGCCAACATTTACGACGTGCCGATGGCCTACCACAAGGAAGGCCTCGACGACGAAGTTCTTGCCGCCTTCGGCATCGAACCGGCGCCGAAGCCGCGCCTCGACCAGTGGGAAGAGGTCTGCAATCGCATCCGCACGCCCGAGGGCGAGGTGACGATCGCGATCGTAGGCAAATATACCGGCCTGAAGGATGCCTATAAGTCGCTGATCGAGGCGCTGCATCACGGCGGCATCGCCAATCGCGTCAAGGTCAAGCTGGAATGGATCGAGTCCGAGATCTTCGAGAAGGAAGATCCCGCACCCTACCTCGAAAAGGTGCACGGCATTCTCGTGCCCGGCGGCTTCGGCGAACGGGGCTCCGAGGGCAAGATCCACGCGGCGCGCTTCGCCCGCGAGCGCAAGGTGCCGTATTTCGGCATCTGCTTCGGCATGCAGATGGCCGTCATCGAGGCGGCCCGCAATCTGGCCGATGTGCCGGACGCTTCGTCGACCGAGTTCGGTCCTGCCAAGGAGCCGGTGGTCGGCCTGATGACCGAATGGGTCAAGGGCAACGAGTTGCAGAAGCGCACGGCGGCCGGCGATCTCGGCGGCACGATGCGTCTCGGTGCCTACAAGGCGGCGCTGAAAAAGGGCACGAAGATCTCCGAGATCTATGGCTCGACGGATATTTCCGAGCGCCACCGCCACCGTTACGAGGTCAATATCGATTACAAGGACCGGCTGGAAGGCTGCGGCCTCGTCTTCTCCGGCATGTCGCCGGACGGCGTGCTGCCGGAGACGATCGAATATCCGGATCATCCCTGGTTCATCGGCGTCCAGTACCATCCGGAACTGAAGAGCCGGCCGCTCGATCCGCACCCGCTGTTTGCAAGCTTCATCGAAGCGGCGACTGAACAGAGCCGCCTCGTGTAA